CTATCGAAGTTTTCCATATTCCCCCCAACCACCGCCCTTTTGAAAAAGTCCCTAGCCACGTTTGTCGCCAGCGTAATATCCGCATCCATTATGTTCGAAGTCTTGGTATCGACCAATAGGGTGACTCCTACTACGGTATACAGCCTCTGCGCGGTGGTTTCACCGGGGAGCTTCGCGTATCCCGTTACGATGATTTCATGTTCGGGTACGTTTCCCATCGCAGCCCCCTTTATGTGATTAATTGCACTAGTGTTTTTATTTAATAATTCGACGAAAAATCTCTCAATCCTTCTTTTAGATAAAAATTTTTGGTTTCCGCGTGCCGTTTCTCATGTCAACCTCGATTACCCTCTCCACTTCTTCACCCCTGCAGCCCACCAGGTAACCGGCCATATTGCAGGCTGCGCACGCGTGGTTAGGAATTATCCTAACCCGATCCCCTACCTTCAATGACGTTTCCCCTTCGACCTCCACCTTGGCCACTTCCTCCGACAGGCTGACTAAAGTCAGTTCGGGATGGCCTGCAACGGCGCCGAAACCCTTCATCAGGGAAATTCCGTGAGCTCCCCGGTCAAGGCCTAAACACTTGCTGCCCACGTCAAGGATCATGTTACCCGGCCTGGGGCGCGAGATCACGGTTCCCATGACGGTGAGGGAACACTTTTCGAGGGGGACAACCCCCAGCGAGGCCTGGATGACGTCGTAAAACACGTAGTTTCCGGGCCTGAGCACGTTTATCCTCTCGTCCTTTACGGCATAGCGGAAGGTGGGGGTGCTGCCCGTCGCGACGATTTCCACTTTAAAGCCTTCCTTTTCTAGAATGCCGGCGGCAGTCCTCAGAGCATCCACTTCCTGGCGAGCTATTTCATCTACCTTTTCGGGCCCGCTTGCGCCGTAAACGTGGCCGGGGTGGGTGGCAATTCCGACCAGCTTCAGGGTTTTCAAGGCGGCCAATTCCCGCGCAAGCCCGGCCGCGTCTTCCGGCAGGACTCCAAACCTCCTGAGGCCGCTGTCTATTATAATGAGGTATTCAAGCTCTACACCGTTTTCCTCAAGGGCTGAGTTGATCTCCCTCGCAACTTCCACGCAGTCTATGCTCAGGATGATACGCGCCTTTTGGGCCAACCGGATAACCCTCTTCAGGTTTTGCCTTCCCGCCACCGGGTATGCCAGCATGATATCGTTGAAGCCTTTTTCTACCAGCCTTTCCGCCTCCAGCAGGGTACCCACCAGGAAACCTTCTGCACCGGCCGCCTTCTGCATCGCGGCTATTTCGGTGCTCTTATGGGTCTTAACCATCGGCCACAGTCGCTTGCCGTAAGTTTTGACAATGTCGGCCGTCTCTTTGATATTTTGTTCCAGAACATCCAGGTCCACCAGGAATACCGGGGTGGGCAGGTCGTAAATTTTCATACCGGAAACCTCCTAAGCATTTTAATAATTAGAGGTTAATGGCTCTAATCTTTTTTCCAGTTCCTTTATCATATTATCATTTTGACGCTGCTAAGTCATGTACATTGCCGTTAATCTTTAGCAGGAGACCGGGTAACAAATATGCGGTCGCTAGTGACATACAAACCACACACGGCCGCACATTTTTCGTCCCGCCAATGAAAGGTCTTTCAACCAAGACCATATCACACAAATTATTATACAGCCAGCTGTTCGTCTCTAATGTCGGTTATAAACATATGACCCGGTGAATGAGTTATCATAATCTCCGGCTTCGATTCTAGGGCTACCGCCTGAGGCGTTACTCCACAAGCCCAGAAGACTGGCACCTCATCGTCTCTTATTTCCATCATCCTGGCCTCCCGGGCCGTCATTTTTTCCATTATATCCCCGCCTCCCGTAAACTATCACTCCAAATCCTCCATGATGACGTCATATGTTCTGCCGCTGACCTTCACATCGAAATATTTTATAGTTTTCAATGAAGCCTTAATCTCCTTAATAAGCCTTTCCCTCTCTCTTAGCGCCTCGTGGGCCTGCTTTAAATCCACTGCCTTGAACTGAAGTCTGTCCCCCGGTTTCAGCTGGGCGAGTTTTGATAGATCCACCCATATACAGGTCGCAATTTTGGTATACCCTCCTGTGGTCTGGGCATCCTTCAGCATCACTATGGGCTTGCCGTTTCCAGGCACCTGGACGGCTCCGGGTAAAATGCCGTCGGTGATTATGTCGTGCTTTAATTTTGCTCTTATTTCCGGACCTTCAAGCCTATAACCCATTCTGTCCGAGTCTTTTGTAACGGTATAAGTTGAATTCAAAAACAGCTCGAAAGCCTCCCGGTCAAAACAATCGTCCTGAGGGCCAGGGATAACCCTTATTTCGGCTTCAGCTCCGTAAGAGGGAATGTACTTATCCGCCACCCTGTAGAATTTGTTTATTAATCCACCCCTGGCTCTGGAGAGCACGTCCCCCCTTTTTAAAGGTCTGCCTTCCAGTCCGCCCAGCTTTCCCCTGGTATAGGTGGATGCACTGCCCATTACTGTATCGGCCGAAAAACCTCCGCAAACAGCAAGGTATGCGCGGCACCCCGAACTTACCGGACCAAGGGATAATATGTCCCCCCTCCTCACCGGAAAGGACGACCATACCGTTCTCCTTTTCCCGTTGACTTCGACGTTCAAGTCGGCCCCGGTTACCGCCACAACCGTGTCTTCCAGTACTTCCAGCGTAGGGCCTATTATCGTGATCTCAAGGGCGGGCGCATTTTCTTCATTTCCGAGCAGAATATTGCCTACTCTAAAAGCGAATTCATCCATGGCCCCCGATGTGGGAACACCCTGGCTTTCATATCCATACCTTCCCAGATCCTGTATTGTAGTAAAAAGTCCGGGTTGCAATACTCTGAAAGTTGCCATTTTTATTCTCCTCCTGTTCAGGAGTTTTTGCCAGCGTAAGTCTCATATTCGTAAGTTTTAATATTATAAGTCCCTCTCTCAACTTCTTCCCCGATTTTGTGGTATTCTTCTGGACTTATTCTGACGAATTTTATGTAGTTGCCGGCTTCCAGCAAAATGGGGTTTTCCCTCCTCGGGTCGTAAAGTTTTACCGGTGTTCTTCCTATCAACCTCCACCCGCCCGGGCTATCCAGCGGATAGATACCCGTCTGGCCGCCGGCGATGCCAACCGAACCAGCCTCAATCTTTTCGCGGGGTGTCTCGAGCCTGGGAGTGGCTATTTTCTCAGACATGCCGCCCAGGTAAGCAAAACCCATGGTAAACCCCAGCATGTATATGCGATAGAGGGGCTCCATGTGAATTTCTATTATTTCCTCCGGAGTCATATTATGATATTCCGCCACGAAATCCAGGTCTGGTCCAAATTCCCCACCATAGGCCACAGGAATCTCAATCACCCTCGGTTTAAATAAACTCCCGCTTTCTTCCATATCGGCCTTTTTTACGCATTCCACCAGTTCTTCGAAACCGATTTTTAGAGGGTTGTACTTAATGAGGAGCGACCGGTAGGTGGGGATCATTGAAACTACCCCGTCAACATTGCACCTTTTTAGAAAATTGTATATATTAAGCACCATGCTGTTGCACTCTTCAGATATCTCATCCCCGTATTCAACAACGATGGCCGTATCTCCGGCGAGTAAGATTCTGGGTTTATCGTACATCTATCCCATCTCCTTATAGGAATCTACCCATGGGCAAGACTTCTACGCTGTTTTCTTCCAGGGTCATTTTAAGCTTTTTAGCAAACTCTACAGCCTTTGGGTTGTCGCCGTGCACGCATATCGTATCGACCCTGACCTTCAGCAACGTGCCGTCCACTGCTTCTACCACGCCCTCTTTTATCATCTTCAGTACCCTAGCACACGCAACCTCTTCATCGTGTATCATGGCACCGGGCAGTTTTCTCGAAACCAGGGTACCATCGGGGTTCAAGTTTCGGTCTGCGAACACCTCGCAGGCAAACTTAAGTCCAACTTTCTCTGCGGCCCTTTCCATAGCCGTACCGGCCATACCGACGCATATCAAGCGACTGTCCACAGCAGCTATGGCTTCCGCGATCGCCAGCGCTATTTTTTCATCAACGGCTGCCATATTGTAAAGGGCACCGTGAGCCTTGACATGCTGCAACCTGAGCCCCCGGGCTTCTGCGAAGGCCTTGAGTGCCCCTATTTGGTAAATGACGTAAGCCTTCACCTCGTCGAAGGATGCATCCAGATTTCTCCTGCCAAAACCGATTAGATCGGGAAATCCCGGATGGGCACCTACCGCAACGCCATTATTGCTGCAATGCATTACGGTTCTGTCCATTACGAGAGGGTCTCCTGCGTGAAAACCACAAGCAATGTTAGCCGAAGATATGTATTTTACAATTTCCTCATCCATACCCAATTTGTAGGCTCCGAAGCTCTCACCAATGTCGCTATTGAGATCAACCTTGAAACTCACAAAAAGCACCTCCCTAAAAATTATCTAGCATAAAAAACAATGCAAATTTTATACCAATTCCGATCCGATAGATAAATCTAGGATATAGCTATGCAGTGTGCGATTCCGCACCCAAAAAAAGTTACTTTTTTTATTTTTTTAAATGAGCTATTATTTAGTTATAGATTCTGCAGAATCCCGGGGGTATAAAAATTGAATGGTCCTTTTTTGTCCATGATATTTTTCTTCATTTACACCATATTGATGATATACTCGGCAAGGAGCGGTTTTTATGACACCTACAGCGTGGAAGACTTTTTTGTGGCGGGACGCTCCCTCAATACCTTTTTCTCTACCGCCACTTTCTTAGCTACATGGTTCAGTGCCGCTTCCATTTTAGGCCTTGGTGGTTACATTTACATTTACGGGCTATCTGGGGTCATATACAGCATTTTTCCATGGTTTTCCGGTGCCATTCTCCTGGTATTGCTTTCCCGGCGGTTGAGAAAAGAGTACAGCCTATTTACTTATCCTGAATTCTTCAGCCTCAGATACAACTCGAAAATAATGCAGATCTGCGTTGCCCTGATAATGATATTTTCCTACATATTCTATATCACCATGCAGATTAAAGGATTCGGCCTGGTTATGAGCATGCTGCTCAACATACCTTATACCGCAGCTATCTTTTTAGTATACCTTTACATTCTTTATACAACTTTCGGAGGGCTCTTCTCCGTAGTTAAAACTGACACTGTCAACGCTTTCATAATATTTGCCTCCTTTCTCGCCTTCGGTACATATATAATCCTGCAGAACGGCGGTATTTCCAATATAATTCACCAAGCGGATTTGTTGGATGCCCCTCCCATTTTTGGGTCGGAAATAAAGACGCCACCTGGAGGGTTATTAGATATATTCTGTAAAGGCCTTCAACCTCCGGCCTACCTTCTTACTTCTTTCTTTGGCTGGGGCCTCGGTCTGGCGGCAAATCCCCAATACGTTATTAGGATAGTATCAGCAAAGGATACAGCCACAGCGAAGAAAATGATAATTTTTGCCGTTTTTTTGCTTTCTATTATCTACACCTTTATCGTGTTTGGAGC
The DNA window shown above is from Thermosediminibacter oceani DSM 16646 and carries:
- a CDS encoding DUF3870 domain-containing protein, with amino-acid sequence MGNVPEHEIIVTGYAKLPGETTAQRLYTVVGVTLLVDTKTSNIMDADITLATNVARDFFKRAVVGGNMENFDSILKVFENQYWGTAKKSIITALKICLMKYKEYLKKK
- a CDS encoding alanine racemase, which translates into the protein MKIYDLPTPVFLVDLDVLEQNIKETADIVKTYGKRLWPMVKTHKSTEIAAMQKAAGAEGFLVGTLLEAERLVEKGFNDIMLAYPVAGRQNLKRVIRLAQKARIILSIDCVEVAREINSALEENGVELEYLIIIDSGLRRFGVLPEDAAGLARELAALKTLKLVGIATHPGHVYGASGPEKVDEIARQEVDALRTAAGILEKEGFKVEIVATGSTPTFRYAVKDERINVLRPGNYVFYDVIQASLGVVPLEKCSLTVMGTVISRPRPGNMILDVGSKCLGLDRGAHGISLMKGFGAVAGHPELTLVSLSEEVAKVEVEGETSLKVGDRVRIIPNHACAACNMAGYLVGCRGEEVERVIEVDMRNGTRKPKIFI
- a CDS encoding biotin-dependent carboxyltransferase family protein; the protein is MATFRVLQPGLFTTIQDLGRYGYESQGVPTSGAMDEFAFRVGNILLGNEENAPALEITIIGPTLEVLEDTVVAVTGADLNVEVNGKRRTVWSSFPVRRGDILSLGPVSSGCRAYLAVCGGFSADTVMGSASTYTRGKLGGLEGRPLKRGDVLSRARGGLINKFYRVADKYIPSYGAEAEIRVIPGPQDDCFDREAFELFLNSTYTVTKDSDRMGYRLEGPEIRAKLKHDIITDGILPGAVQVPGNGKPIVMLKDAQTTGGYTKIATCIWVDLSKLAQLKPGDRLQFKAVDLKQAHEALRERERLIKEIKASLKTIKYFDVKVSGRTYDVIMEDLE
- the pxpB gene encoding 5-oxoprolinase subunit PxpB, which produces MYDKPRILLAGDTAIVVEYGDEISEECNSMVLNIYNFLKRCNVDGVVSMIPTYRSLLIKYNPLKIGFEELVECVKKADMEESGSLFKPRVIEIPVAYGGEFGPDLDFVAEYHNMTPEEIIEIHMEPLYRIYMLGFTMGFAYLGGMSEKIATPRLETPREKIEAGSVGIAGGQTGIYPLDSPGGWRLIGRTPVKLYDPRRENPILLEAGNYIKFVRISPEEYHKIGEEVERGTYNIKTYEYETYAGKNS
- a CDS encoding LamB/YcsF family protein — protein: MSFKVDLNSDIGESFGAYKLGMDEEIVKYISSANIACGFHAGDPLVMDRTVMHCSNNGVAVGAHPGFPDLIGFGRRNLDASFDEVKAYVIYQIGALKAFAEARGLRLQHVKAHGALYNMAAVDEKIALAIAEAIAAVDSRLICVGMAGTAMERAAEKVGLKFACEVFADRNLNPDGTLVSRKLPGAMIHDEEVACARVLKMIKEGVVEAVDGTLLKVRVDTICVHGDNPKAVEFAKKLKMTLEENSVEVLPMGRFL
- a CDS encoding sodium:solute symporter family protein, coding for MNGPFLSMIFFFIYTILMIYSARSGFYDTYSVEDFFVAGRSLNTFFSTATFLATWFSAASILGLGGYIYIYGLSGVIYSIFPWFSGAILLVLLSRRLRKEYSLFTYPEFFSLRYNSKIMQICVALIMIFSYIFYITMQIKGFGLVMSMLLNIPYTAAIFLVYLYILYTTFGGLFSVVKTDTVNAFIIFASFLAFGTYIILQNGGISNIIHQADLLDAPPIFGSEIKTPPGGLLDIFCKGLQPPAYLLTSFFGWGLGLAANPQYVIRIVSAKDTATAKKMIIFAVFLLSIIYTFIVFGALGLRVLIPTSPPVNNVDEIIPTLLNRISPAYLNGIILVSIIAASVSTANSQLLLIATSFTYDILKNLRKEIREEEMLNLNRITIAVAGTLSLLLSFNPPKSLIEFGGNIWGIFSSSTFIPLYAGVFLKNSTRAAEASFTSGLITYLVFLLLQTLTKITILSNIHPGLLGFTASLAAFWAVEWRSKRAKH